In the Chiloscyllium plagiosum isolate BGI_BamShark_2017 chromosome 15, ASM401019v2, whole genome shotgun sequence genome, one interval contains:
- the LOC122557454 gene encoding apelin receptor-like gives MCYLAIAHSLSSNKLRSKRTTILSLVLIWTVAGVLASPGLILRRMQEKENQTLCAMDYTLVANKATEHFWVGGLSLFASTVGFLLPFLLMSGFYFAIGNTVNRHFQNVKKEEQKKKRLLKIITALVLVFTICWLSFHIIKTVDAIIWLGLIKIPCSVDEFFISAHPYATCVAYINSCLNPFLYAFFDQRFRSECLCVLRCSQLKKALHAPITSISSSMSNPTKSEAPSSATKV, from the coding sequence ATGTGCTATCTGGCTATTGCCCACTCTCTGTCCAGCAACAAGCTGCGCTCCAAGAGGACCACCATCCTCTCGTTAGTCCTCATCTGGACCGTGGCCGGAGTCTTGGCTTCCCCAGGGTTAATACTGCGGCGGATGCAGGAAAAAGAGAACCAGACGCTCTGTGCCATGGACTACACTTTGGTGGCAAATAAAGCCACTGAGCATTTCTGGGTCGGGGGGCTCAGCCTTTTTGCCAGCACCGTGGGCTTTCTGCTGCCTTTCCTGCTGATGTCCGGCTTCTACTTCGCCATTGGCAACACAGTCAACAGGCACTTCCAGAATGTCAAGAAGGAAGAACAGAAGAAAAAACGCCTCCTGAAGATCATCACGGCCCTGGTCCTGGTCTTCACTATTTGCTGGCTCTCTTTCCACATCATTAAGACCGTCGATGCGATCATCTGGCTGGGTCTCATCAAGATCCCATGCTCCGTCGATGAATTCTTTATCTCGGCTCATCCATACGCTACATGTGTCGCTTACATTAACAGCTGCCTCAACCCGTTCCTCTACGCGTTCTTTGATCAGCGATTTCGCTCAGAGTGCCTCTGTGTGCTGCGCTGTTCCCAGCTAAAGAAAGCTCTGCATGCCCCTATCACATCCATCTCCTCCAGCATGAGCAACCCCACCAAATCCGAGGCACCCTCCTCCGCTACCAAAGTCTAA